A single Anatilimnocola floriformis DNA region contains:
- a CDS encoding 3-deoxy-D-manno-octulosonic acid transferase — MPYLLNIVYLLLILAASPYLLYSRLRHGKYRDGWRQKFWGDVPRRRNRKVPCLWLHAVSVGEVNLLQPLIARWEQAHPDWEIVISTTTQTGFALAQKRYAPRTVFYAPLDFTWSTATAMTIIKPTLLVMAELELWPNWIAAAHQNGAQVAVINGRLSSKSFQGYSRIARWIRSTLESLDLVLVQNPEYAQRFIALGANEKRVHVTGSIKFDGAQTDRNNGTTKRLATLAGIEKSDVVLLVGSTQAPEEQLAIETFQQLSPHHPNLRLLITPRHPERFDEVAKLLDRSGLPWERRSRLETANHNPAARVLLIDVVGELGAWWGTSTIAYVGGSLSRRGGQNMIEPAAYGSAVCFGPNTWNFKDVVQLLLHSNAAHVVKNGAELQAFVERCLSEPQFAYDLGKRAQELVVAQQGAADRTMVFLQGLAASSLTRTIPTPAAVKQQRKQPRRQAG, encoded by the coding sequence ATGCCATACCTACTCAACATCGTCTACCTGCTGCTGATCCTCGCAGCCTCGCCGTATCTTCTTTACAGCCGACTTCGCCACGGCAAATATCGCGATGGTTGGCGGCAAAAGTTCTGGGGCGATGTTCCTCGTCGTCGCAACCGCAAGGTTCCCTGTCTCTGGCTGCATGCGGTCAGCGTCGGCGAAGTGAATTTGCTGCAGCCGCTCATCGCGCGCTGGGAGCAGGCTCATCCCGATTGGGAAATTGTCATCAGCACGACGACGCAAACGGGTTTCGCCCTCGCGCAAAAACGCTATGCGCCGCGGACGGTCTTCTATGCCCCGCTCGATTTCACTTGGTCGACGGCCACCGCGATGACCATCATCAAGCCGACGCTGCTGGTGATGGCCGAGCTTGAGCTGTGGCCGAATTGGATCGCTGCCGCGCATCAGAATGGCGCTCAGGTCGCCGTGATCAACGGCCGACTGAGCTCAAAGAGTTTTCAGGGCTACAGTCGCATCGCCCGCTGGATTCGCAGCACGCTCGAGTCGCTCGACCTGGTCCTCGTGCAGAACCCCGAATACGCCCAGCGGTTCATTGCCCTCGGCGCGAATGAGAAGCGGGTGCATGTCACCGGCTCGATCAAATTCGACGGTGCGCAAACGGACCGCAATAACGGAACGACGAAGCGACTCGCTACTCTCGCCGGCATTGAGAAGAGCGACGTTGTGCTGCTCGTCGGCAGCACACAAGCGCCCGAAGAGCAACTCGCCATCGAGACATTTCAGCAGTTGTCGCCGCACCATCCCAATTTGCGGCTCCTCATCACGCCGCGGCATCCCGAGCGCTTTGATGAAGTTGCCAAGCTGCTCGATCGCAGCGGCCTGCCGTGGGAGCGTCGCTCTCGCCTCGAAACGGCGAACCACAATCCTGCCGCCCGTGTCCTGTTGATCGACGTCGTTGGTGAGCTCGGCGCCTGGTGGGGAACTTCGACTATCGCCTATGTCGGCGGCAGCCTTAGTCGTCGCGGCGGCCAGAACATGATCGAACCGGCTGCGTATGGCAGCGCAGTTTGCTTTGGGCCGAACACTTGGAATTTCAAAGACGTGGTGCAACTTCTGCTGCACAGCAACGCAGCCCACGTCGTGAAGAACGGGGCGGAACTGCAAGCCTTTGTGGAACGCTGTCTGAGCGAACCGCAGTTTGCTTATGACCTCGGCAAGCGAGCTCAGGAGCTCGTTGTTGCCCAACAAGGGGCTGCCGATCGGACGATGGTGTTCCTTCAGGGACTCGCTGCTAGTTCCCTGACGCGAACGATTCCCACTCCAGCTGCCGTGAAGCAACAGCGGAAACAGCCGCGACGGCAAGCGGGTTAG
- the secA gene encoding preprotein translocase subunit SecA, whose product MDLLERTWESFGQFFGGLLSGFERGVTSLFGTSNARLVRKMAGKVESINELEPRYQALSDAELKEQTSKFRARLKAGESLDDILVEAFAVCREGGRRFLGLRHYDVQMIGGMVLHSGAIGEMVTGEGKTLVATLPAYLNAIEGKGVHVITVNDYLARRDMEWMAPLYMGLGLTVGAIQSDMDVDDRQKAYDCDITYGTNNEFGFDYLRDNMRPASRGDDRYPKSLQQSQGRLNFAIIDEVDNILVDEARTPLIISGPAFDNVAKYAEANRIALQLKKETHFTVNEKDHTVNLTDDGVREAERLAGVESFYTAGNMEWPHLMDNALKANYLYQRDVRYVVKDGKVIIVDEFTGRLMDGRQWSDGLHQAVEAKEGVKIKEETQTLATITLQNFFKLYNKLCGMTGTAMTEAGEFWKIYKLDVIAIPTNRGLQRIEFPDAIYRTEKEKFIAVADDIERVHKYDTVVLKSGEELVGLILKETDDNVQYQPKETRETETIERSKIDHLEYRGRPVLIGTVSIEKSERIAAMLEKRGVKHEVLNAKHHKREADIVAQAGRMGAVTIATNMAGRGTDIILGGNPETMAWAQLQDRYATRLDVPHAEWDALVREIDEREQMKAEGVKVKELGGLYVVGTERHEARRIDLQLRGRCGRQGDPGSSRFFLSLEDDLMRIFAGAWVTQVLDWLGMKEGERIEHPMVSRRISAVQKKMEERNFETRKNLLDYDEVMDEQRKRIYRFRQNILDGENCRNLILEMVRKQVNQNVETFLKRDYGPSVFAAFAGTRLAAQFEARDFLGSDYSAAEDFAIKEACRAAETHIQDGLDENLPEGTDEEEWNWEAMAKMANTRWGLNFNDKHLKKVGRDHIAEHLIEHSHQEIKKVDLSEGKPFLEDDFGYRTVIAWARSKFGLDLNYDEIKNLDTNAVKKYVTDQAIALYDRKEAEYPIMAGIYSAGGGERGALDREQLVRWASERFSTPIDIEDLRNKTQPEMLQFMLPMSQRVQQQAEKATQEVRTRVAEIFNSNNGDASGKVEKLAQWAQTELRSKLTAEELGDMDAEELEHKLLIDVEDRYRLEIRRMERSVLLQVVDTMWKDHLLMMDRLRSSVGLMGYAQVDPKVEYKREGMKMFEQMWVSLDDRVTELVFKVEQLNEDFVRSTFPEDQMVSRHDSVTGADDSLNESMQQTSQGGQGDNKPEPIRNRGARVGRNDPCPCGSGKKYKNCHMRMGGGATV is encoded by the coding sequence ATGGACTTACTTGAGCGTACTTGGGAATCGTTTGGCCAGTTTTTTGGCGGCCTGCTCTCGGGGTTCGAGCGCGGGGTGACGTCCCTGTTCGGCACATCAAACGCCCGCCTCGTTCGCAAGATGGCCGGCAAGGTGGAGTCGATCAACGAGCTCGAGCCGCGGTATCAAGCTTTGAGCGATGCCGAGCTCAAGGAACAAACGAGCAAGTTCCGCGCGCGCCTCAAGGCCGGCGAGTCGCTCGACGACATTCTGGTCGAAGCATTTGCCGTGTGCCGCGAAGGTGGCCGGCGGTTCCTCGGTCTGCGTCATTACGACGTGCAAATGATCGGTGGCATGGTGCTGCACAGCGGCGCCATCGGCGAAATGGTGACCGGTGAAGGTAAGACGCTGGTCGCCACATTGCCCGCCTACCTCAACGCCATCGAAGGTAAGGGCGTGCACGTCATCACGGTGAACGATTACCTCGCCCGCCGCGATATGGAATGGATGGCCCCGCTGTACATGGGCCTGGGTCTGACGGTCGGTGCCATTCAAAGTGATATGGATGTCGACGATCGGCAGAAAGCCTATGACTGCGACATCACCTACGGCACGAACAACGAATTCGGCTTCGACTATCTGCGCGACAACATGCGTCCCGCCTCGCGCGGTGACGATCGCTATCCAAAATCGCTGCAGCAATCGCAGGGCCGATTGAACTTCGCCATCATCGACGAAGTCGACAACATTCTCGTCGACGAAGCTCGTACGCCGCTCATCATCAGCGGTCCGGCTTTCGACAACGTGGCCAAGTATGCCGAAGCCAATCGCATCGCGCTGCAGCTGAAGAAGGAAACGCACTTCACGGTCAACGAGAAGGACCACACGGTCAACTTGACCGACGACGGCGTGCGTGAAGCCGAACGGCTCGCCGGCGTCGAGAGTTTCTACACCGCGGGGAACATGGAATGGCCCCACTTGATGGACAACGCGCTGAAGGCCAACTACCTGTATCAGCGCGACGTGCGTTACGTGGTGAAGGACGGCAAGGTCATCATCGTCGATGAATTCACCGGCCGCTTGATGGATGGCCGTCAATGGAGCGATGGTTTGCATCAAGCCGTCGAAGCCAAAGAAGGGGTAAAGATCAAGGAAGAAACGCAGACGCTGGCCACCATCACGCTGCAGAACTTCTTCAAGCTCTACAACAAGCTCTGCGGCATGACCGGTACGGCCATGACCGAAGCGGGCGAATTCTGGAAGATCTACAAGCTCGACGTCATCGCGATTCCCACGAACCGCGGTCTGCAGCGGATCGAGTTCCCCGATGCGATCTATCGCACCGAGAAGGAAAAGTTCATCGCCGTCGCTGACGATATCGAACGGGTTCACAAGTACGACACCGTCGTGCTCAAGAGCGGCGAAGAGCTGGTCGGTTTGATCCTCAAGGAAACCGACGACAACGTTCAATATCAGCCGAAGGAAACGCGCGAGACCGAAACGATCGAACGTTCGAAGATCGATCACCTGGAATATCGCGGCCGCCCCGTGCTGATCGGCACGGTCTCGATCGAGAAGAGCGAACGAATCGCCGCGATGCTCGAGAAGCGCGGCGTGAAGCACGAAGTGCTCAACGCTAAGCATCACAAGCGCGAAGCCGACATCGTCGCGCAGGCCGGCCGCATGGGCGCGGTGACCATCGCCACCAACATGGCCGGCCGCGGTACCGACATCATTCTCGGCGGCAATCCCGAAACGATGGCTTGGGCTCAGCTGCAAGATCGCTACGCCACGCGTCTCGATGTGCCGCATGCCGAGTGGGATGCGCTCGTCCGTGAGATCGATGAACGCGAACAGATGAAGGCCGAGGGCGTGAAAGTCAAGGAACTCGGCGGCTTGTATGTCGTGGGCACCGAACGCCACGAAGCCCGCCGTATCGATCTTCAGCTTCGCGGCCGTTGCGGTCGTCAAGGCGATCCCGGCAGCAGCCGCTTCTTCCTCTCGCTCGAAGACGACTTGATGCGGATCTTCGCCGGCGCTTGGGTTACGCAAGTGCTCGATTGGTTGGGGATGAAGGAAGGCGAACGGATCGAACATCCGATGGTCAGCCGCCGCATCTCGGCTGTGCAGAAGAAGATGGAAGAGCGGAACTTCGAAACCCGCAAAAACCTGCTCGACTACGACGAAGTGATGGACGAGCAACGGAAGCGGATCTACCGCTTCCGCCAGAACATTCTCGATGGCGAGAATTGCCGCAACCTGATCTTGGAAATGGTTCGCAAGCAGGTGAACCAAAACGTCGAGACGTTCCTCAAGCGTGATTACGGCCCGAGCGTCTTCGCCGCTTTCGCCGGTACCCGCCTGGCCGCTCAATTCGAAGCTCGCGATTTCCTCGGTTCGGATTACAGCGCTGCCGAAGACTTCGCAATCAAGGAAGCCTGCCGCGCCGCCGAGACGCACATTCAAGACGGCCTCGATGAAAATCTGCCGGAGGGAACCGACGAGGAAGAATGGAATTGGGAAGCCATGGCCAAGATGGCGAACACTCGTTGGGGCCTAAACTTCAACGACAAGCACCTGAAGAAGGTCGGCCGCGATCACATTGCTGAGCACCTGATCGAACATTCGCATCAGGAAATCAAGAAGGTCGATCTCTCCGAAGGGAAGCCGTTCCTCGAAGACGACTTTGGTTATCGCACGGTCATCGCTTGGGCTCGCAGCAAGTTTGGCCTCGATCTGAACTACGACGAGATCAAAAATCTCGACACCAACGCGGTCAAGAAGTACGTCACCGACCAGGCCATCGCGCTCTACGACCGCAAGGAAGCAGAGTATCCGATCATGGCGGGCATTTACTCTGCCGGCGGTGGCGAACGCGGCGCGCTCGATCGCGAACAACTGGTCCGCTGGGCCAGCGAACGCTTTTCGACGCCGATCGATATCGAAGATCTGCGTAACAAGACGCAGCCCGAAATGCTGCAGTTCATGTTGCCGATGAGCCAACGCGTTCAGCAACAAGCCGAGAAGGCCACGCAAGAAGTTCGCACTCGCGTTGCCGAGATTTTCAACTCGAACAACGGCGACGCCAGCGGCAAGGTCGAGAAGCTCGCGCAGTGGGCACAAACCGAGCTCCGCTCGAAGCTGACTGCCGAAGAACTCGGCGACATGGATGCCGAAGAACTCGAACACAAGCTGCTGATCGATGTCGAAGATCGTTACCGTCTGGAAATTCGCCGGATGGAACGCTCGGTGCTGCTGCAAGTTGTCGACACGATGTGGAAGGACCATCTCTTGATGATGGATCGCCTCCGCAGCTCGGTCGGCCTGATGGGTTATGCCCAGGTCGATCCGAAGGTCGAGTACAAGCGCGAAGGCATGAAGATGTTCGAGCAGATGTGGGTCTCGCTCGACGACCGCGTGACGGAACTCGTCTTCAAGGTGGAACAGCTGAACGAAGATTTCGTCCGCAGCACATTTCCCGAAGATCAAATGGTTTCGCGTCACGACTCGGTGACCGGCGCCGATGACTCGCTCAACGAATCGATGCAGCAAACCAGCCAAGGTGGTCAGGGCGACAACAAGCCGGAGCCGATCCGTAACCGCGGCGCACGCGTCGGTCGCAACGATCCGTGTCCTTGCGGCAGCGGCAAGAAGTACAAGAACTGCCACATGCGCATGGGCGGCGGAGCCACCGTGTAG